A stretch of DNA from Acidovorax carolinensis:
CAGCACGGTTGGTTGAGCAGCTGCTTAGCAGTGACAGTCGTCCAGCGCGGACAAAAAAGCCGACCACTGGGGTCGGCTCTGTTTGGGGGTGACTGTGAGGAGCGGCGGGTGCTTACTTGGCTGCGGCAGCCATGTATTCCACTGCGGCGCGCAGGTCGGCATCCGAGGCTTGTGTACCGCCACGGGCTGGCATGCCGCCCTTGCCTTGAACCGCACTTGCATACACCGCATCGATGCCTGCGACCAGGCGCGGAGCCCAGGCCGCCTTGTCGCCGAACTTGGGTGCGCCCGCAATTCCGGCACCATGACACACCTGACAAGCCTGCTTGTACAGAGTTTCGCCACTGGCTGCAGCAGCCGCTGGCACCGCTGTTGCTGTTGCTGCTGCTGCTGGTGCTGGTGCTGGTGCTGGTGCTGGTGCTGGTGCTGGTGCTGGTGCTGGTGCTGGTGCTGGTGCTGGCTCTGCCGCTGCGGCAGGCGCCCCAGCGGCAGCGGGTTCGGCAAACGTGGCACCGCCAGCGTTTGCCATATAGGCCACAGCTCGGGCAATTTCGGTGTCATTGAACTCGCCGCCACCTTGGGGTGCCATGGCATTCTTGCCCTTGAGTGCAGACTGAACCAGTGCGTCAAAGCCAGTCTTGATGCGTGGGCCCCAGGCTGCGGCATCGCCAAACTTGGGTGCGCCTGCTGCTCCCGTGGCGTGGCAAGCGGCGCATTGGCCCTTGTAGACTTCCTCACCCGGGCGCAATGGACGGTTGGCATCACGAATTTCCACCATGCCCACCTTCTGAATGCGCTCGGCGATGGCCTTCTCGGGGTTGCCTGAGCCAGCCGCCGTCTTGTTGTCAGAGGTGACATACAAGACCAGGCCAATGATGGCAAAGATCGGAATCACAAACGAAAAAATGACCGCGAACAACAACTGCTTGGGGTTTTTGATCGGGCCGGTGTGCGCTTCTTCGTGATGGTTGTTATCGCTCATGACGTCCTCAGGTGTATCGGGGGGGCTTGATGAAATCAACCTTTTATTATAAGTGTGATGATATGGGGTCTGCGTTGAGCGTGGCGTTTTCACGGGAGGCGTGTCGACACTGCGTGCGAAGTGCGGTTTGGGGCGGTGAGGCGTCAGGCAGTGCTTTGCTATCCACTGAACGAACTGAACGCAGTTTGTGACGTGGACCAGGAGTGATTGAACAAGCTTGGAGCCTGCACACGGCGGAGGCTGCATGTTGAGTGCGCCTCAGCTATATGAATTCTCGAGGGCCGTGCTCGTGCAATAATTGCAGAGTTGATTCGGTATATCAAGTGCGGCTGTAGCTCAGTGGATAGAGTATCGGCCTCCGAAGCCGAGGGTCGTGGGTTCGATCCCCGCCAGCCGCACCAGTGACCCACGTTGATTGCCTTGTTCTGAGGTTGCAGGCCGAGGTCATGCTGTGTGCCAAATCGCGATGTTGCTGTGCAACTCGACGATAGGGCAAAACTTAGTGCTATAATTCGAAATTCTTCGGAGGGGTGCCCGAGTGGCTAAAGGGGGCAGACTGTAAATCTGTTGGCTTACGCCTACACTGGTTCGAATCCAGTCCCCTCCACCAGTTTTTAGATGATGTGTCAAAAGTGCTCAGCGTTGGCTGGGTGGCGCGAAAGCGGCGCATGCTGCTGATGCGGGAGTAGTTCAATGGTAGAACCCTAGCCTTCCAAGCTAATGACGCGGGTTCGATTCCCGTCTCCCGCTCCATTGTCTGATGGCTGGTTTGTAGAGTTTGAGAAGTCTTTGGTGTTGCTTCGGCAGCTCCAAATGGCCCATGTGGCTCAGTGGTAGAGCACTCCCTTGGTAAGGGAGAGGTCGCGGGTCCGATTCCCGCCATGGGCACCAATTCAGGTGCGTCCGAGTCCGGTTGCGCCGAGATCCTGTTTTGTTGGCATAGATTTTTTTCGGAGTCGGAAAAATGGCAAAAGGCAAATTCGAGCGCACCAAGCCCCACGTCAATGTGGGCACGATCGGTCACGTGGACCATGGCAAGACGACACTGACGGCGGCCATTGCCACCGTGCTGTCGGCCAAGTTTGGCGGCGAAGCCAAGGCCTACGACCAGATCGACGCAGCGCCTGAAGAAAAGGCCCGCGGCATCACGATCAACACCGCTCACGTGGAATATGAAACGGCTGCTCGCCACTACGCCCACGTGGACTGCCCTGGTCACGCCGACTATGTGAAGAACATGATCACCGGCGCTGCCCAGATGGACGGCGCCATCCTGGTGTGCTCGGCCGCTGACGGCCCCATGCCCCAGACCCGTGAACACATCCTGCTGGCCCGCCAGGTGGGCGTGCCCTACATCATCGTGTTCCTGAACAAGTGCGACATGGTGGATGACGAAGAGCTGCTCGAACTCGTCGAAATGGAAGTGCGCGAACTGCTGGACAAATACAACTTCCCTGGCGACGACACCCCGATCATCCGTGGTTCCGCCAAGCTGGCTCTCGAAGGCGACAAGGGCCCACTGGGCGAAGAAGCCATCATGAAGCTGGCCGAAGCGCTGGACACCTACATCCCCACGCCTGAGCGCGCTGTGGACGGTGCCTTCCTGATGCCTGTGGAAGACGTGTTCTCCATCTCTGGCCGTGGCACCGTGGTGACCGGCCGTATCGAGCGCGGTATTGTCAAGGTCGGCGAAGAAATCGAAATCGTTGGTATCAAAGACACCGTCAAGACCACCTGCACCGGCGTGGAAATGTTCCGCAAGTTGCTGGACCAGGGCCAGGCTGGCGACAACGTCGGCCTGCTGCTGCGCGGCACCAAGCGCGAAGACGTGGAGCGCGGCCAAGTGCTGTGCAAGCCCGGCTCGATCAAGCCCCACACCCACTTCACCGCTGAAGTGTATGTGCTGAGCAAGGATGAAGGCGGCCGTCACACACCCTTCTTCAACAACTACCGTCCTCAGTTCTACTTCCGCACGACCGACGTGACCGGCGCCATCGAGCTGCCAGCCGACAAGGAAATGGTCATGCCTGGCGACAACGTGTCGATCACTGTGAAGCTGATCAACCCCATCGCCATGGAAGAAGGTCTGCGCTTCGCTATCCGCGAAGGCGGCCGCACCGTGGGCGCTGGCGTCGTGGCCAAGATCATTGCTTAAAGCGTGTTCATAGGGGTATAGCTCAATTGGCAGAGCGTCGGTCTCCAAAACCGAAGGTTGTAGGTTCGATTCCTACTGCCCCTGCCACTTGAATGTGGTCAAAAACAAGCCCGCCAAGCCTTGGCGGGCTTCGGTGTCTTGGGCGACGCCGGAAATCGACGTAGGAAATTAGACATGGCCAGTACACAAGTTGACACCGTCAATACGGGGGCGGACAAGGCCAAGCTCGCCGCAGCAGTGGCATTGGTGATAGCGTCCGTGGCAGGTTTTTACTTGCTGGGCAAGCAGGGTCCCGTCGTTCAGTGGGCTGCACTACTGGCGGGGCTCGTTGCGGCGGTGGCTGTCTTTCTGGTTTCCGAATCGGGCCGCCAGTTCGTGGCCTTTGCGCGTGACGCCTGGCGTGAAGTCAAGAAGGTGGTCTGGCCTACTCGCAAAGAAACGTTGCAAATGACCGCATATGTGTTTGCTTTTGTTGTGATCATGGCGTTGTTTCTGTGGTTCACCGACAAGACCCTTGAATGGGTTTTGTACGATTTGATTCTGGGCTGGAGAAAATCATGACAGGCGTTGTGGAATTGGCTGGGGCAGATGCCTCTGGTGGTGCTGCATCCACCAATCCTGATTTGCGCTGGTACATCGTCCATGCTTATTCGGGTATGGAAAAAGCGGTGGAGCGCAACATCTTGGAGCGCATTGCGCGCTCCGGCATGCAGGATAAGTTCGGGCGCATTCTTGTCCCGACCGAAGAGGTGGTCGAGATGAAGAACGGGCAGCGCAAAACCACCGAGCGCCGTTTGTTTCCCGGTTATGTGTTCGTCGAAATGGTCATGGACGATGACACGTGGCACTTGGTAAAGCACACCAACAAGGTTACTGGGTTCGTGGGTGGCGCGAAGAATCGCCCGGCGCCCATCTCTGAAG
This window harbors:
- a CDS encoding c-type cytochrome, giving the protein MSDNNHHEEAHTGPIKNPKQLLFAVIFSFVIPIFAIIGLVLYVTSDNKTAAGSGNPEKAIAERIQKVGMVEIRDANRPLRPGEEVYKGQCAACHATGAAGAPKFGDAAAWGPRIKTGFDALVQSALKGKNAMAPQGGGEFNDTEIARAVAYMANAGGATFAEPAAAGAPAAAAEPAPAPAPAPAPAPAPAPAPAPAPAAAATATAVPAAAAASGETLYKQACQVCHGAGIAGAPKFGDKAAWAPRLVAGIDAVYASAVQGKGGMPARGGTQASDADLRAAVEYMAAAAK
- the tuf gene encoding elongation factor Tu encodes the protein MAKGKFERTKPHVNVGTIGHVDHGKTTLTAAIATVLSAKFGGEAKAYDQIDAAPEEKARGITINTAHVEYETAARHYAHVDCPGHADYVKNMITGAAQMDGAILVCSAADGPMPQTREHILLARQVGVPYIIVFLNKCDMVDDEELLELVEMEVRELLDKYNFPGDDTPIIRGSAKLALEGDKGPLGEEAIMKLAEALDTYIPTPERAVDGAFLMPVEDVFSISGRGTVVTGRIERGIVKVGEEIEIVGIKDTVKTTCTGVEMFRKLLDQGQAGDNVGLLLRGTKREDVERGQVLCKPGSIKPHTHFTAEVYVLSKDEGGRHTPFFNNYRPQFYFRTTDVTGAIELPADKEMVMPGDNVSITVKLINPIAMEEGLRFAIREGGRTVGAGVVAKIIA
- the secE gene encoding preprotein translocase subunit SecE yields the protein MASTQVDTVNTGADKAKLAAAVALVIASVAGFYLLGKQGPVVQWAALLAGLVAAVAVFLVSESGRQFVAFARDAWREVKKVVWPTRKETLQMTAYVFAFVVIMALFLWFTDKTLEWVLYDLILGWRKS
- the nusG gene encoding transcription termination/antitermination protein NusG is translated as MTGVVELAGADASGGAASTNPDLRWYIVHAYSGMEKAVERNILERIARSGMQDKFGRILVPTEEVVEMKNGQRKTTERRLFPGYVFVEMVMDDDTWHLVKHTNKVTGFVGGAKNRPAPISEEEVQKIVSQMQEGTDKPRHKVEFMVGELVRVKEGPFTDFNGSVEEVNYEKSRVRVSVMIFGRSTPVELEFGQVEKT